A single genomic interval of Stieleria maiorica harbors:
- a CDS encoding divalent metal cation transporter → MSDQPNPGSDTSAASAPQVSEKVLADRKLLLDAQASGKTLSTYVRLSGPGWLQAAITLGGGSLAGALFLGVLGGTSMLWLQLLAITMGVIMLSAISYVTLSTGRRPFEAINSEINPALGWGWIIATAMANIIWCMPQFSLCYDAIDKNLANLAGGGGLGDATSTKIIVTIVLFLAAGFVVLLNTKQGRAAKLFDIVLKSLVGMVVICFFGVVALLAINGELEFGGILAGFIPDLSQWNNPAGEMTSVVASLGQTEQTYWTSQLVSTQRSVMIAAAATAVGINMTFLLPYSMLARGWDKPFRGLARFDLSTGMAIPYVVVTSCVVIASAFSLHNTIDDSLASNDLATMQQSPYYNGVEPILLGRVDHELGAEAAESMSMDEKLRRVAALSVEEKRVALSLVKRNAFQLSGTLEPLLGQSLSNLVFGLGVFGMGFSTIVILMLINGYAFREMMGQPDGAVPFVVGCLVAGLSGATWWYLWDGEAKFWLAIFASTFGMMLLPIAYVTFFLMMNNKRILGAEKPTGGRMVAWNVLMLFAVIGAIVAAVSAIGEKANDPKSFPVIIGLIVVYGIAVVIGFVKKRGGAVAG, encoded by the coding sequence ATGTCCGATCAACCCAACCCCGGTTCCGACACTTCCGCCGCGTCTGCTCCTCAAGTCAGCGAGAAAGTGCTCGCCGACCGCAAATTGTTGCTCGACGCACAGGCGAGCGGAAAAACGCTTTCGACCTACGTGCGATTGTCCGGACCGGGATGGTTGCAGGCGGCGATCACGCTGGGCGGAGGCTCTTTGGCCGGAGCACTGTTTTTGGGCGTGTTGGGCGGGACCAGCATGCTCTGGTTGCAACTGCTGGCGATCACGATGGGCGTGATCATGCTCTCGGCGATCAGCTACGTGACCTTGTCGACCGGGCGGCGGCCGTTCGAAGCGATTAACAGCGAGATCAACCCGGCGCTGGGATGGGGCTGGATCATTGCCACGGCGATGGCCAACATCATCTGGTGCATGCCGCAATTCAGCCTTTGTTACGACGCGATCGACAAGAACCTGGCCAACCTTGCCGGCGGCGGCGGGCTCGGCGATGCAACCAGCACCAAGATCATCGTCACGATCGTCTTGTTTCTGGCCGCCGGGTTTGTCGTGTTGCTCAACACCAAACAGGGAAGGGCGGCCAAGCTGTTTGACATCGTGCTCAAGTCGCTGGTCGGTATGGTCGTGATCTGTTTCTTCGGCGTCGTGGCGTTACTGGCGATCAATGGGGAACTGGAATTCGGTGGGATCCTGGCCGGGTTCATTCCCGATCTGTCGCAGTGGAACAATCCCGCCGGCGAAATGACGTCCGTCGTTGCCTCGCTGGGGCAAACCGAACAAACCTATTGGACCAGCCAATTGGTTTCCACGCAGCGTTCGGTGATGATCGCCGCGGCGGCAACCGCGGTGGGGATCAACATGACATTCTTGCTGCCGTATTCGATGCTCGCGCGAGGCTGGGACAAACCGTTCCGCGGCTTGGCCCGATTCGATTTGTCGACCGGCATGGCGATCCCGTACGTGGTGGTGACCAGTTGCGTCGTGATCGCATCGGCATTTTCGCTGCACAACACCATCGACGATTCGTTGGCCAGCAACGATTTGGCCACCATGCAACAAAGTCCCTATTACAACGGTGTTGAACCGATCTTGTTGGGACGCGTGGATCATGAACTGGGTGCCGAAGCAGCCGAGTCGATGTCGATGGACGAGAAGTTACGGCGTGTGGCTGCACTGAGCGTCGAAGAAAAACGCGTGGCATTGTCGCTGGTCAAGCGAAACGCGTTTCAGTTGTCCGGCACGTTGGAACCGCTGTTGGGTCAATCGCTCTCCAATCTGGTCTTCGGACTCGGCGTGTTCGGGATGGGATTCTCGACCATCGTGATCTTGATGCTGATCAACGGCTATGCGTTCCGTGAGATGATGGGCCAACCCGACGGCGCGGTTCCGTTTGTTGTGGGTTGTTTGGTCGCGGGGCTTAGCGGAGCGACCTGGTGGTACCTGTGGGACGGCGAAGCCAAGTTCTGGCTGGCCATCTTTGCCAGCACGTTCGGGATGATGCTGTTGCCGATCGCCTACGTGACCTTTTTCCTGATGATGAACAACAAACGGATTCTCGGGGCGGAGAAACCGACCGGGGGACGCATGGTGGCCTGGAACGTCTTGATGCTGTTCGCGGTGATCGGAGCGATCGTGGCGGCCGTTTCGGCGATCGGTGAAAAAGCCAACGATCCGAAATCCTTCCCCGTGATCATCGGCCTGATCGTGGTCTACGGTATCGCGGTCGTGATCGGGTTCGTGAAGAAACGTGGCGGGGCTGTCGCGGGTTAA
- a CDS encoding NAD(P)/FAD-dependent oxidoreductase — translation MSNEIEKTIIIGSGPAGWSAAIYAARANLNPVVYEGTVKPEMIPLGQLAFTTEVENFAGFPAGDIRAFVESAVDKDRHWNLPPVPQGHERDGKPHYAVQGVELMELMKQQALNFGTRVVGEDIVSVDFSGPIKKLTTSGGATVQAHTVIIATGARANYLGLPSEEEYKNKGVSACAVCDGALPIYRSKPLAVVGGGDSAVEEATYLANLKGADTIYLLVRRDEMRASKVMQERAINHPNIDIQWNTVVEEVQGDGNLVNNLRVKSTVDDSQRDLKVGGMFVAIGHTPNTSFLEGAVDMNDSGYIRWTKSFRTNTSVDGVFAAGDVADDYYRQAITSAGTGCMAALDAERYLVELE, via the coding sequence GTGAGCAACGAGATCGAAAAAACCATCATCATCGGCAGCGGACCTGCCGGTTGGTCCGCCGCCATCTATGCCGCTCGGGCGAACCTGAACCCGGTCGTCTATGAAGGGACCGTCAAACCGGAAATGATCCCGCTGGGGCAATTGGCGTTTACGACCGAAGTGGAAAACTTTGCCGGTTTTCCCGCCGGTGACATCCGCGCGTTCGTCGAATCGGCGGTGGACAAGGACCGCCACTGGAACCTGCCGCCGGTCCCCCAAGGCCACGAGCGCGACGGCAAGCCGCACTACGCGGTTCAAGGCGTCGAGCTGATGGAATTGATGAAGCAGCAGGCGCTCAACTTCGGCACCCGTGTGGTCGGCGAAGATATCGTGTCGGTGGATTTCAGCGGGCCGATCAAAAAGCTGACGACCAGCGGCGGCGCAACGGTCCAGGCCCACACCGTGATCATCGCCACGGGCGCCCGGGCGAATTACCTGGGGCTGCCCAGCGAAGAGGAATACAAGAACAAGGGCGTCAGCGCCTGTGCGGTCTGTGATGGGGCGTTGCCGATCTACCGCAGCAAGCCGCTGGCCGTCGTCGGTGGCGGTGACTCCGCGGTCGAAGAAGCCACGTATCTTGCCAACCTGAAAGGCGCCGACACGATCTACTTGCTCGTACGACGCGACGAAATGCGGGCCAGCAAGGTCATGCAGGAACGCGCGATCAATCACCCCAACATCGACATCCAGTGGAACACGGTCGTCGAGGAAGTCCAGGGCGACGGCAACCTGGTCAATAACCTGCGCGTCAAAAGCACCGTCGACGATTCGCAGCGAGACCTGAAAGTCGGCGGGATGTTCGTGGCCATCGGCCACACGCCCAACACGTCGTTCCTGGAAGGAGCCGTCGACATGAACGATAGCGGCTACATCCGCTGGACCAAATCGTTCCGCACCAACACCTCGGTCGACGGCGTGTTCGCCGCGGGCGATGTGGCCGACGATTACTACCGCCAAGCGATCACCTCGGCCGGAACCGGCTGTATGGCCGCCCTAGACGCCGAACGCTACCTGGTCGAACTGGAATAG
- a CDS encoding carbon starvation CstA family protein has product MSTLFVAVLSMVGFVIAYNTYGRWLAKRLFGLSDDATMPSEECRDDVDFVPTRKSIVFGHHFTSIAGTGPIVGPALAVFWGWLPALLWVVFGSILIGGVHDLAALVISIRNKGQTIGQAAGRLISPRAKVLFLIVLSLALSVVLAVFGLVIAKIFSIYPESVLSVWIAMPIAVIIGLRYRSGGGLVIPSLVGLAVLYVAVYVGAYHLPLDLKPYLPSESLFWTPTVVWTIALLIYAFIASVLPVWLLLQPRDYINSLQLFVALALLLGGLGIASLTGQAQLTESAPMIASEVPADAPSMFPFLFITIACGACSGFHCLVSSGTTSKQLEKASDAQAVGYGSMLLEGMLAVLVILACSAGVGMGPLHRSVTTTGGGGTSVVTIERADVSGNQAWREYYRTGADGEPDAGWKKQDLAKKLRAFVDGGANFLSALGLPLRLAIATMAVLVACFAATTLDTATRLQRYVISELALSAGAKPLANKYVATGIAVGVGLTIAVFAGESPGTGGLVLWPLFGATNQLLAGLALMVALIFLARRSKPLASIMIPMFIMLLMPAWAITYDLFYNWLPAGNVVLTTFGFSILALQGWMVVEGVMVWGRCQGVLETPAETAAGSGG; this is encoded by the coding sequence ATGAGCACTCTTTTTGTCGCCGTCTTGTCGATGGTCGGATTCGTCATCGCCTACAACACGTATGGCCGCTGGCTGGCCAAACGGCTGTTCGGGTTGAGCGACGACGCGACGATGCCTAGCGAGGAATGCCGCGACGATGTGGACTTCGTCCCGACTCGGAAATCGATCGTGTTCGGCCACCATTTCACCAGCATCGCCGGGACGGGACCGATCGTCGGACCGGCATTGGCAGTGTTTTGGGGCTGGTTGCCGGCGTTGTTGTGGGTCGTTTTCGGGTCGATCTTGATCGGGGGCGTCCACGATTTGGCCGCCTTGGTGATCTCGATCCGCAATAAAGGGCAAACGATCGGACAGGCCGCCGGTCGGTTGATCTCTCCACGTGCCAAAGTGCTGTTTCTGATCGTGCTCTCGCTCGCGCTCTCAGTCGTCTTGGCGGTCTTCGGATTGGTCATCGCCAAAATCTTTTCGATCTATCCCGAATCGGTGCTGAGCGTTTGGATCGCGATGCCGATCGCGGTCATCATCGGATTGCGCTATCGCAGCGGAGGCGGGTTGGTGATTCCCAGCCTGGTCGGATTGGCCGTGCTGTACGTCGCAGTCTACGTGGGCGCGTATCACCTGCCCCTTGACCTGAAGCCCTATTTGCCCAGCGAGAGCTTGTTCTGGACGCCGACGGTCGTCTGGACCATCGCGCTGCTGATCTACGCCTTCATCGCCTCGGTCTTGCCCGTTTGGTTGTTGCTGCAGCCGCGCGACTATATCAACAGTTTGCAACTGTTCGTGGCGTTGGCGTTGTTGTTGGGCGGGTTGGGCATCGCTTCATTGACCGGACAAGCTCAATTGACCGAATCGGCGCCGATGATTGCCAGCGAAGTCCCCGCCGATGCGCCCAGCATGTTTCCGTTTCTGTTTATCACGATCGCCTGTGGTGCCTGCAGCGGATTCCACTGTTTGGTCAGCAGCGGCACGACCAGTAAACAGCTCGAAAAAGCCAGCGACGCACAGGCGGTTGGATACGGCAGCATGCTGCTGGAAGGCATGTTGGCGGTGTTGGTAATCTTGGCTTGCTCGGCCGGCGTGGGCATGGGACCGCTCCATCGCAGCGTGACGACGACCGGTGGCGGAGGAACATCCGTGGTCACGATCGAACGTGCCGATGTGTCCGGGAACCAGGCCTGGCGGGAGTACTATCGGACCGGGGCCGACGGAGAGCCCGATGCAGGGTGGAAAAAGCAAGATCTGGCAAAGAAGCTGCGGGCGTTTGTTGACGGCGGTGCAAATTTCTTGTCCGCGCTCGGGCTGCCCCTGCGACTGGCCATCGCGACGATGGCGGTCCTGGTCGCCTGTTTCGCCGCGACAACCCTGGACACTGCCACACGCCTGCAACGCTATGTGATCAGCGAACTGGCGCTTTCGGCCGGTGCCAAACCGCTGGCCAACAAATACGTGGCGACCGGAATCGCCGTCGGCGTCGGATTGACAATCGCCGTGTTTGCCGGTGAAAGCCCCGGCACGGGCGGGTTGGTGTTGTGGCCCCTGTTCGGGGCCACCAATCAGTTGCTGGCCGGTCTGGCGCTGATGGTCGCACTGATCTTTTTGGCCCGCCGCAGTAAACCGCTGGCGTCGATCATGATCCCGATGTTCATCATGTTGCTGATGCCGGCATGGGCGATCACGTACGACCTGTTTTACAACTGGCTGCCCGCGGGGAACGTCGTGTTGACGACCTTCGGATTTTCGATCCTGGCGCTCCAGGGTTGGATGGTCGTCGAAGGCGTGATGGTCTGGGGACGCTGTCAAGGTGTGCTGGAAACACCAGCCGAGACCGCCGCGGGGTCCGGCGGCTGA
- a CDS encoding sigma 54-interacting transcriptional regulator codes for MVAYLAVETGPEKGRHYPLDPQRPMHVGRGSSCEIMLSDPVCSRFHAVVFYEDDRWQVRDTGSRNGTLVNGQKIDSAQIADQCVLTIGGTEMRFIDPSSDSAELDDAFQTIIQDVSLIDTRSTDDPMRDVAHAGYLFDLYLLSLSMLRLENPDEVIDSVLKLLRDRTSADAVGLSFDGGDGRQRPHKVEPTDEVDKVKVSRGILRRVVGGGEAIWVNDKRSSDEELQEKLPAKSVWSDAIYVPLDTNEANIGILHLYRNRPSFNEIDFELAIAAARLLAVGLDRALQHDQLRVEAKQIAKRNADTDELIGESPVMLRLKEKIARVAAANGCVLVRGESGCGKELVARAVHRSSKRSKRPMLTVNCAAIPSELIESQLFGHKKGSFTGADSDHEGWFQQAHTGTLFLDEIGELTLEGQAKLLRILEGHPFLPVGGTQEVHVDVRVIAATNRDLAEFVREKRFREDLFYRLTVFELLLPPLRERGDDLDLLIDYFLEHFRMQHGRARLKLSKEARDRMRQYMWPGNIRQLRNVIDSAIVMADGDEIQSDDLGLRDAGISRLDTFRIDEWEKRLITKALERTGGSVPEAAKLLGISRATAYRKLTEYEIDR; via the coding sequence ATGGTCGCGTATCTTGCGGTTGAAACCGGGCCCGAGAAAGGCCGCCATTATCCGTTGGACCCACAACGGCCGATGCACGTCGGTCGCGGATCGAGCTGTGAAATCATGCTGTCCGATCCGGTTTGCAGCCGGTTTCACGCGGTCGTGTTCTACGAGGATGATCGCTGGCAGGTCCGTGACACCGGCAGCCGCAACGGGACGTTGGTCAACGGCCAAAAGATCGATTCGGCCCAAATCGCCGATCAGTGTGTGCTGACGATCGGCGGGACGGAAATGCGTTTCATCGATCCGTCCTCCGACAGTGCCGAATTGGACGATGCGTTCCAGACGATCATCCAAGACGTCTCGCTGATCGACACGCGTTCGACCGACGACCCGATGCGTGACGTCGCCCATGCCGGCTATTTGTTCGATCTGTACCTGCTAAGCCTTTCGATGCTGCGGCTGGAAAATCCGGATGAAGTGATCGATTCGGTGTTGAAATTGCTTCGCGATCGCACCAGCGCCGATGCCGTGGGACTTTCCTTTGACGGCGGTGACGGCCGCCAACGCCCGCACAAGGTCGAACCGACCGACGAAGTCGACAAGGTCAAAGTCAGCCGCGGTATCCTGCGCCGCGTCGTCGGCGGTGGGGAAGCCATCTGGGTCAACGACAAACGCTCCTCGGACGAGGAGTTGCAAGAAAAGCTGCCGGCAAAGTCCGTCTGGTCCGACGCGATCTATGTCCCGCTGGACACCAACGAAGCGAACATCGGGATCCTGCATTTGTACCGCAACCGACCGTCATTCAACGAAATCGACTTTGAATTGGCGATCGCGGCGGCCCGATTGTTGGCGGTCGGATTGGACCGCGCCCTGCAGCATGACCAATTGCGTGTCGAGGCCAAACAGATCGCCAAACGAAACGCCGACACGGATGAATTGATCGGCGAAAGCCCGGTGATGTTGCGGTTGAAGGAAAAGATCGCCCGCGTCGCGGCAGCCAACGGTTGCGTGCTGGTTCGTGGGGAAAGCGGCTGTGGCAAGGAACTGGTCGCCCGCGCCGTCCATCGCAGCAGCAAACGTTCCAAACGCCCCATGTTGACCGTCAACTGTGCGGCGATCCCATCAGAGTTGATCGAAAGCCAACTGTTCGGACACAAGAAAGGCTCCTTCACCGGTGCCGATAGCGATCACGAAGGTTGGTTCCAACAGGCCCACACCGGCACGTTGTTTCTCGATGAGATCGGAGAGCTGACGCTGGAGGGACAAGCAAAATTGCTGCGGATTCTCGAAGGCCATCCGTTTTTGCCGGTCGGCGGAACCCAGGAAGTCCACGTCGATGTCCGTGTGATCGCGGCGACCAACCGCGACCTGGCGGAGTTCGTCCGAGAGAAACGTTTCCGCGAAGACTTGTTCTATCGATTGACCGTGTTCGAATTGTTGCTGCCTCCGCTGAGAGAACGGGGCGACGATTTGGATTTGTTGATCGACTATTTCCTGGAACACTTTCGCATGCAGCACGGCCGCGCCAGGTTGAAGCTTTCCAAAGAAGCTCGCGACCGAATGCGGCAATACATGTGGCCGGGGAACATTCGACAACTGCGAAACGTCATCGACAGCGCGATCGTGATGGCCGACGGCGATGAGATCCAATCCGATGATCTGGGGCTGCGTGATGCCGGCATCAGTCGACTCGATACGTTTCGAATCGACGAATGGGAAAAACGATTGATCACCAAGGCACTCGAACGAACCGGCGGCAGTGTCCCCGAAGCCGCGAAATTGCTGGGGATCAGCCGCGCCACTGCATACCGGAAACTCACCGAATACGAAATCGATCGCTAA
- a CDS encoding glycosyltransferase yields the protein MPVRLRETADPTCDPSRPITRTFSSELNTSSGRPLAILSAPGSRGDVNPMLAIGTQLRRRGYDVAISLAQPYAELAEAAGLQPFSLIDRQQFDDMLADPAVWTLLRGMRKVMGGIAAQFLRPHFDLIRTLHRPGRTILVSHPLDFSSRIVRDLDPTIPLVDVHLAPVMLRTPDQPARLTPWRFEPTRHRRTFRLSYWLGDKIILDPLLAGPINRIRRAQGLGPVRRVMHRWWLSPDRVLACYPDWFAPSTVGILPQLRHVGFPLSDGPPRDGGDELAEPPPDRPIVFTGGSANWHTHEFFRQARDVCVKLGHAGLLLGGDPRCFPSELPDNVRTSGYVSLEKLLPHCCAIVHHGGIGTTSQALRAGIPQIIRPLAFDQFDNAERVAALGGGVCLQSDRDLAGRLAFVLQDLKLSESLRVIRSRFGGPSGPQLAADEIDAVMTSRTVPV from the coding sequence ATGCCCGTACGCTTGCGTGAAACGGCTGATCCCACCTGCGACCCGAGTCGACCGATCACCCGAACATTTTCGTCCGAATTGAACACCTCGTCCGGTCGCCCCTTGGCCATCCTCTCGGCGCCGGGCTCCCGCGGCGACGTCAATCCGATGCTTGCGATCGGCACGCAGCTTCGTCGACGCGGGTACGACGTCGCGATCTCGTTGGCTCAGCCCTACGCCGAACTGGCCGAAGCCGCCGGCCTGCAGCCTTTTTCATTGATCGACCGGCAACAGTTCGATGACATGCTGGCTGACCCCGCGGTCTGGACGCTGCTGCGTGGGATGCGCAAAGTGATGGGCGGGATCGCTGCACAGTTTCTTCGCCCCCACTTCGACCTGATCCGAACGCTGCATCGTCCGGGGCGAACCATCCTGGTTTCCCACCCGCTGGACTTCTCCTCACGCATCGTTCGCGATCTGGATCCGACGATCCCGCTGGTGGACGTTCATCTGGCCCCGGTCATGTTGCGAACCCCCGATCAGCCCGCTCGACTGACGCCTTGGCGATTTGAACCGACACGGCACCGGCGAACGTTTCGATTGTCTTACTGGTTGGGAGACAAAATCATCTTGGACCCGCTGCTCGCCGGGCCGATCAATCGAATTCGACGCGCGCAGGGGCTCGGACCGGTCCGCCGCGTCATGCACCGCTGGTGGCTCTCGCCGGATCGAGTCCTGGCGTGTTATCCCGATTGGTTTGCCCCATCGACGGTCGGCATTCTGCCGCAGCTTCGACACGTCGGATTTCCGTTGTCTGACGGGCCGCCGCGTGATGGGGGCGATGAACTCGCCGAACCGCCGCCCGATCGCCCGATCGTGTTCACCGGCGGTTCGGCCAATTGGCACACACACGAATTTTTTCGGCAGGCCCGCGATGTGTGCGTGAAACTGGGCCACGCCGGTTTGCTTCTGGGGGGCGATCCGCGTTGCTTTCCATCCGAATTGCCCGACAACGTGCGCACGTCGGGTTACGTGTCGCTGGAAAAACTGTTGCCGCACTGTTGCGCGATCGTGCACCACGGCGGCATCGGCACGACGTCGCAAGCCCTGCGAGCGGGAATCCCGCAGATCATTCGCCCGCTGGCGTTTGACCAATTTGACAACGCCGAGCGAGTGGCGGCGCTCGGCGGCGGTGTTTGCTTGCAAAGCGATCGAGACCTTGCAGGCAGGTTGGCATTTGTTCTACAGGATCTCAAGTTGTCGGAATCGTTGCGAGTGATTCGCTCGCGATTTGGGGGGCCGTCTGGCCCGCAACTCGCCGCGGATGAAATCGATGCTGTCATGACCAGCAGAACCGTTCCGGTTTGA
- a CDS encoding TolC family protein, which produces MTRSTTRSTNTKRRLLRNLVTAMTIATTLPASVGCHVWDRIGPGPHDTTTSYHRGVGLSIEYPEVAECATAVTIAADAAEAPHSLEDPSKLPALELTLQEAVSMAMRDSPVIRSLGASVTNAATAQTIFDPGQVASSAQGTEAALSAFDAQYSNSLNWFGTDTPRNILINPFTQVFQRQVDEGTSAEYASELTKRSALGSQFSIRHVVNYTRNNNPNRDFSSDFVGWVEAEWRQPILRGAGLQYNRIVGSGQVPGVYNGVLIARINEDVALADFENAVVGLVADVEQAYWELSTAYRLLEANIKGRESALRTYQYQKVRLDVGAGRQDEEAQAQSQYYQFEASVQSQLGGPAGLYATEQKLRYLLGMPASDGKLIKPTTDPVDSKVVFDWNSTLSQALQRRVEIRRQRFRVKQREFELYASRLNKRPQLDFVGLYRYRGLGDNLIGDIDDGRFDGLSSSILNGEFQEWRAGVEFTLPVGLRQASAAVANANLQLQRERAVLAETELRISHDLSDAARNVELTHQLVETNYNRYQADLRQVDVLVRRYLDGTDNINFLLQAQRSVVQSEVAFYQALADYNLAIRDLHREKGSLLAYNQVQLAEGAWGAGAQRDAYEKGLFLTPRHDPSEVTMTPPVTRRSFDPSQIQSSGAGLMMQDGAIVPDQQFVPADAPAPAEVIEQPMPTLDELELSE; this is translated from the coding sequence ATGACCAGATCCACCACGCGTTCAACGAACACCAAACGTCGACTCCTGCGAAACCTCGTCACGGCGATGACGATCGCGACGACGCTTCCGGCAAGCGTCGGCTGCCACGTCTGGGATCGGATCGGGCCGGGGCCGCACGACACGACGACGTCGTATCACCGCGGCGTGGGGCTTTCGATCGAGTATCCCGAAGTGGCCGAATGTGCCACCGCGGTGACGATCGCCGCCGACGCCGCCGAAGCTCCGCATTCGCTGGAAGACCCCTCTAAACTTCCCGCGTTGGAATTGACGCTGCAAGAAGCCGTTTCGATGGCGATGCGGGACAGCCCGGTGATCCGATCGTTGGGTGCCAGTGTCACCAACGCCGCAACGGCACAAACGATCTTTGATCCCGGTCAAGTCGCCTCGTCGGCCCAGGGAACCGAAGCGGCTTTGTCGGCCTTTGATGCGCAATACAGCAATTCGCTCAACTGGTTCGGAACCGACACGCCAAGGAACATTCTGATCAACCCCTTCACTCAGGTCTTTCAGCGACAAGTCGATGAAGGGACGTCGGCAGAATACGCCAGTGAACTGACCAAGCGGTCGGCGTTGGGATCTCAGTTCTCGATCCGCCACGTCGTGAACTACACGCGCAACAACAACCCGAACCGAGACTTTTCCAGTGATTTTGTCGGTTGGGTTGAAGCGGAATGGCGACAGCCGATCCTGCGTGGTGCGGGGCTGCAATACAACCGGATCGTCGGATCCGGCCAGGTGCCGGGCGTTTACAACGGCGTCTTGATCGCACGGATCAATGAGGACGTCGCGCTGGCCGACTTCGAAAACGCGGTTGTCGGATTGGTCGCCGATGTCGAACAAGCGTATTGGGAACTTTCCACCGCCTACCGATTGCTCGAAGCCAATATCAAAGGGCGTGAATCGGCGCTGCGAACCTATCAGTATCAGAAAGTCCGATTGGATGTCGGTGCCGGACGCCAAGACGAAGAAGCGCAAGCCCAGTCGCAGTACTATCAATTCGAAGCCAGCGTCCAGAGTCAGTTGGGCGGACCAGCCGGGCTGTACGCCACCGAGCAGAAACTCCGTTACCTGCTCGGCATGCCGGCCTCCGATGGCAAACTGATCAAGCCGACCACCGACCCCGTCGACTCCAAGGTCGTCTTCGACTGGAACTCAACACTGTCACAAGCACTCCAGCGTCGCGTCGAAATCCGGCGTCAACGTTTCAGGGTGAAACAGCGTGAGTTTGAACTCTACGCGTCGCGGCTGAACAAGCGACCGCAACTCGACTTTGTCGGGCTGTATCGCTACCGTGGTCTCGGGGACAACCTGATCGGCGATATCGATGATGGTCGTTTTGATGGGCTCAGCTCGTCCATTCTCAACGGCGAATTCCAAGAATGGCGGGCGGGCGTCGAATTCACACTCCCGGTCGGCCTTCGACAAGCCAGTGCGGCGGTCGCAAATGCGAATTTGCAGCTGCAGCGTGAACGCGCCGTCTTGGCCGAAACCGAGTTGAGGATCAGTCATGATCTTTCCGATGCCGCACGAAACGTCGAATTGACGCATCAGCTGGTCGAAACCAATTACAATCGTTACCAAGCCGACCTGCGTCAAGTCGACGTGTTGGTGCGTCGTTACCTGGATGGAACCGACAACATCAACTTCTTGCTGCAAGCCCAACGGTCGGTCGTGCAAAGCGAAGTTGCATTCTATCAAGCCCTGGCGGACTACAACTTGGCGATCCGCGACCTGCATCGTGAAAAGGGATCGTTGTTGGCGTACAACCAAGTCCAACTCGCCGAGGGGGCATGGGGAGCCGGTGCACAACGTGACGCGTATGAGAAGGGGCTATTCCTGACGCCGCGCCACGATCCGTCCGAAGTGACGATGACCCCGCCGGTGACACGACGCTCCTTCGATCCGTCCCAAATCCAATCCAGCGGCGCAGGGTTGATGATGCAAGACGGTGCGATCGTCCCCGACCAGCAGTTCGTCCCGGCCGACGCACCGGCGCCGGCGGAGGTGATCGAGCAGCCCATGCCGACTCTTGATGAATTGGAATTGAGCGAATAG